Proteins found in one Lysinibacillus fusiformis genomic segment:
- the rpsH gene encoding 30S ribosomal protein S8, whose product MTMTDPIADMLTRIRNANMVRHEKLEVPASNVKKEIAEILKREGFVRDVEYVEDNKQGIIRIFLKYGKDNERVITGLKRISKPGLRVYAKTNEVPKVLNGLGIALVSTSQGLLTDKEARAKQVGGEVLAYVW is encoded by the coding sequence ATGACAATGACTGATCCGATTGCAGATATGCTTACTCGCATTCGTAATGCGAACATGGTTCGTCACGAGAAGTTAGAAGTACCGGCTTCCAACGTGAAAAAAGAAATCGCTGAAATTTTAAAGCGTGAAGGTTTCGTACGTGACGTAGAATACGTGGAAGACAACAAGCAAGGTATTATCCGTATCTTCTTAAAATACGGTAAAGATAACGAGCGTGTTATCACTGGCTTAAAACGTATTTCTAAACCTGGTTTACGTGTATATGCTAAAACAAATGAAGTGCCTAAAGTACTGAACGGTCTTGGTATCGCTTTAGTGTCAACTTCACAAGGTTTATTAACAGATAAAGAAGCTCGCGCTAAACAAGTTGGCGGCGAAGTTCTAGCATACGTTTGGTAA
- a CDS encoding type Z 30S ribosomal protein S14, whose protein sequence is MAKKSMIVKQQRKQKFKVQEYTRCERCGRPHSVYRKFKLCRICFRELAYKGQIPGVKKASW, encoded by the coding sequence GTGGCTAAAAAATCTATGATCGTTAAACAACAACGTAAGCAAAAGTTTAAAGTGCAAGAATATACACGTTGTGAACGCTGTGGCCGTCCACACTCTGTATATCGCAAATTTAAACTTTGCCGTATTTGTTTCCGAGAACTTGCATATAAGGGACAAATTCCTGGCGTGAAAAAAGCCAGCTGGTAA
- the rplE gene encoding 50S ribosomal protein L5, which translates to MSRLKEKYLNEVSPALMSKFGYKSVMQLPKVDKIVINMGVGDAVQNSKALDAAVEELTIITGQKPVVTKAKKSIAGFRLREGMPIGAKVTLRGERMYEFLDKLISISLPRVRDFRGVSKKAFDGRGNYTLGVKEQLIFPEIDYDKVSKVRGMDIVIVTTANSDEEARELLTQFGMPFQK; encoded by the coding sequence ATGAGCCGCCTAAAAGAAAAATATTTAAATGAAGTTTCTCCTGCTCTTATGAGCAAATTTGGATATAAATCAGTTATGCAATTGCCGAAAGTTGACAAAATCGTTATCAACATGGGTGTTGGTGATGCTGTTCAAAACTCTAAAGCATTAGATGCAGCTGTAGAAGAATTAACAATTATCACTGGTCAAAAACCAGTTGTAACTAAAGCGAAAAAATCGATCGCAGGTTTCCGTTTACGTGAAGGTATGCCAATCGGTGCTAAAGTTACATTACGCGGTGAGCGTATGTATGAATTCTTGGACAAATTAATCTCAATCTCACTTCCTCGTGTACGTGACTTCCGTGGTGTTTCTAAAAAAGCATTCGATGGTCGCGGTAACTACACTCTAGGTGTTAAAGAGCAACTAATTTTCCCAGAAATCGATTACGATAAAGTTTCAAAAGTACGCGGTATGGACATCGTGATCGTAACGACAGCGAACTCTGACGAAGAAGCTCGCGAGTTATTGACACAATTCGGTATGCCGTTCCAAAAGTAA
- the rplX gene encoding 50S ribosomal protein L24 codes for MHVKKGDKVKVITGKDKGKEGVILAAFPKQDRVLVEGVNIVKKHVKPNQLNPQGGIVSQEAAIHVSNVMLIDPKSGEPTRVGYKIENGKKVRVAKKSGAVID; via the coding sequence ATGCATGTAAAAAAAGGTGACAAGGTTAAGGTTATCACTGGTAAGGACAAAGGCAAAGAAGGAGTAATCCTAGCTGCTTTCCCTAAACAAGATCGCGTTCTTGTTGAAGGTGTAAATATCGTGAAAAAGCACGTTAAACCTAACCAATTGAATCCACAAGGTGGGATTGTAAGCCAAGAGGCTGCAATTCACGTTTCGAACGTAATGCTAATCGATCCTAAATCTGGCGAGCCGACTCGTGTAGGTTATAAAATCGAAAACGGTAAAAAAGTTCGTGTTGCAAAAAAATCAGGTGCAGTAATCGACTAA
- the rplN gene encoding 50S ribosomal protein L14: MIQQESRMKVADNSGAREVLTIKVLGGSGRKTANIGDIVVCTVKKATPGGVVKKGDVVKAVIVRTKSGVRRKDGTYIKFDENACVIIRDDKSPRGTRIFGPVARELRDSNFMKIVSLAPEVL; this comes from the coding sequence GTGATCCAACAAGAAAGTCGTATGAAAGTTGCTGACAACTCAGGTGCACGTGAAGTTCTTACAATTAAAGTGCTTGGTGGCTCTGGCCGTAAAACTGCTAACATCGGTGATATCGTTGTTTGTACAGTTAAGAAAGCAACACCAGGTGGCGTTGTCAAGAAGGGTGACGTTGTTAAAGCTGTTATCGTTCGTACTAAATCAGGCGTACGTCGTAAAGACGGAACGTACATCAAATTTGATGAAAATGCTTGTGTAATTATTCGTGATGATAAATCACCACGCGGAACTCGTATTTTCGGACCTGTTGCACGTGAATTACGTGACAGCAACTTCATGAAAATCGTTTCTCTAGCTCCAGAAGTTCTTTAA
- the rpsQ gene encoding 30S ribosomal protein S17, giving the protein MTERNQRKVYTGRVVSDKMDKTVTVLVETHKKHKLYGKRVKYSKKFKAHDEQNQAKIGDIVRIMETRPLSATKRFRLVEVVEKAVII; this is encoded by the coding sequence ATGACTGAGCGTAATCAACGCAAAGTTTACACGGGCCGCGTAGTTTCAGATAAAATGGACAAAACTGTTACTGTTTTAGTTGAAACTCACAAAAAGCACAAGCTTTACGGTAAACGTGTAAAATACTCTAAAAAGTTTAAAGCTCATGATGAGCAAAACCAAGCGAAAATCGGTGATATCGTACGTATCATGGAGACTCGCCCGCTATCAGCTACTAAACGTTTCCGTCTAGTTGAAGTTGTAGAAAAAGCGGTTATTATTTAA
- the rpmC gene encoding 50S ribosomal protein L29: protein MKANEIRDLATSEIELKVKSLKEELFNLRFQLATGQLENTARIREVRKAIARMKTVIREREISANN, encoded by the coding sequence ATGAAAGCTAATGAAATCCGTGACCTTGCCACTTCTGAAATTGAATTAAAAGTGAAATCACTGAAAGAAGAGCTTTTCAACCTTCGCTTCCAATTGGCGACTGGTCAATTAGAAAACACAGCTCGTATTCGTGAAGTGCGTAAAGCAATCGCGCGTATGAAAACTGTTATTCGTGAAAGAGAAATCAGTGCAAATAACTGA
- the rplP gene encoding 50S ribosomal protein L16 yields the protein MLLPKRVKYRREHRGNMRGEAKGGKEVSFGEWGLQAQTASWITNRQIESARIAMTRYMKRGGKVWIKIFPHKPYTKKPLEVRMGSGKGSPEGWVAVVKPGKIMFEIAGVSEEIAREALRLASHKLPVKCKIVKRQETGGESNES from the coding sequence ATGTTATTGCCTAAACGCGTAAAATACCGTCGTGAACACCGCGGCAACATGCGTGGCGAAGCGAAAGGCGGCAAAGAAGTATCATTCGGCGAGTGGGGCCTACAAGCTCAAACTGCTAGCTGGATTACTAACCGTCAAATCGAATCTGCCCGTATCGCGATGACTCGTTACATGAAACGTGGCGGTAAAGTTTGGATTAAAATCTTCCCACACAAACCTTACACTAAAAAACCTCTAGAAGTCCGCATGGGTTCTGGTAAAGGTTCTCCTGAAGGTTGGGTAGCAGTAGTAAAACCAGGAAAAATTATGTTCGAAATTGCTGGTGTATCTGAAGAGATTGCACGTGAAGCACTTCGTTTAGCATCACATAAGCTTCCTGTTAAATGTAAGATCGTAAAACGTCAAGAAACTGGTGGTGAATCTAATGAAAGCTAA
- the rpsC gene encoding 30S ribosomal protein S3 gives MGQKVHPIGLRVGIIRDWESKWYAEKDYATLLHEDIKVRKYIETALKDASVSKVEIERAANRVNITIHTAKPGMVIGKGGTEVENLRKYLSELTGKRVHINIIEIKRADLDARLVAENIARQLENRVSFRRAQKQAIQRTIRAGAKGIKTQVSGRLGGADIARAEHYSEGTVPLHTLRADIDYAHAEADTTYGKLGVKVWIYRGEVLPTKKSVEGGK, from the coding sequence GTGGGTCAAAAAGTACATCCAATAGGACTGCGCGTTGGTATTATTCGTGACTGGGAGTCAAAATGGTACGCTGAAAAAGACTATGCAACTCTACTTCACGAAGACATCAAAGTGCGTAAATATATTGAAACGGCTCTTAAAGACGCTTCTGTTTCTAAAGTAGAAATCGAACGTGCTGCAAACCGTGTAAACATTACAATTCACACTGCGAAACCAGGTATGGTAATCGGTAAAGGTGGTACGGAAGTTGAAAACCTTCGTAAATACCTTAGCGAGTTAACTGGTAAACGTGTACACATCAACATCATTGAAATTAAACGTGCAGATCTTGACGCTCGTCTAGTAGCTGAAAACATCGCTCGTCAATTAGAAAACCGTGTATCATTCCGTCGTGCGCAAAAGCAAGCGATCCAACGCACAATCCGCGCTGGTGCAAAAGGAATTAAAACACAAGTATCTGGTCGTTTAGGTGGCGCTGATATCGCGCGTGCTGAACACTATAGTGAAGGAACTGTTCCACTTCATACTCTACGTGCTGACATTGACTATGCACACGCAGAAGCTGACACTACTTACGGTAAATTAGGCGTTAAAGTATGGATCTACCGTGGTGAAGTTCTTCCTACGAAGAAATCTGTGGAAGGAGGCAAATAA
- the rplV gene encoding 50S ribosomal protein L22, with protein MTQAKAIARTVRIAPRKVRLVVDLIRGKQVGEAVAILRHTPKAASPVVEKVLKSAVANAEHNYDLDINSLVVSEVFVDEGPTLKRFRPRAQGRASAINKRTSHITLVVSEKKEG; from the coding sequence ATGACACAAGCTAAAGCTATCGCTCGTACAGTACGCATTGCTCCTCGCAAAGTACGTCTAGTTGTAGACTTAATCCGAGGTAAGCAAGTTGGTGAAGCAGTTGCAATTTTACGTCATACTCCAAAAGCGGCGTCTCCAGTCGTTGAGAAAGTATTAAAATCTGCAGTTGCTAATGCTGAGCACAACTACGATCTTGACATCAACTCTTTAGTAGTTTCTGAAGTGTTCGTTGATGAAGGTCCAACTTTAAAACGTTTCCGTCCACGTGCGCAAGGACGTGCAAGCGCAATTAACAAACGCACAAGCCACATCACTCTAGTGGTATCTGAGAAGAAGGAGGGTTAA
- the rpsS gene encoding 30S ribosomal protein S19, whose amino-acid sequence MGRSLKKGPFVDDHLMKKVEVQEASEKKQVIKTWSRRSTIFPNFIGLTIAVYDGRKHVPVYVTEDMVGHKLGEFAPTRTYKGHGADDKKTRR is encoded by the coding sequence ATGGGTCGCAGCTTGAAAAAAGGACCTTTTGTTGATGACCACTTAATGAAAAAAGTGGAAGTACAAGAGGCTTCTGAGAAAAAACAAGTTATCAAAACTTGGTCACGCCGTTCTACAATCTTCCCGAACTTCATCGGTTTAACGATTGCTGTATATGATGGACGTAAACATGTTCCTGTATACGTAACAGAAGATATGGTAGGCCATAAACTTGGTGAGTTCGCACCGACACGTACTTACAAAGGTCACGGTGCAGACGACAAGAAAACAAGACGCTAA
- the rplB gene encoding 50S ribosomal protein L2: protein MAIKKYKPTSNGRRNMTSLDFAEITTNKPEKSLLEPTKRKAGRNNQGKITVRHHGGGHKKQYRVIDFKRVKDGIPAKVATIEYDPNRSANIALINYADGAKAYILAPKGLEVGQTIVSGPDADIKVGNALPLANIPMGTTIHNIELKPGKGGQLVRSAGTSAQVLGREDKYVIVRLQSGEVRLVLATCRATIGQVGNEQHELVHIGKAGRSRWLGKRPEVRGSVMNPNDHPHGGGEGRSPIGRKSPMTPWGKPALGYKTRKKKNKSDKFIIRSRKK from the coding sequence ATGGCGATTAAAAAGTATAAACCTACCTCTAATGGTCGTCGTAACATGACGTCATTAGACTTTGCGGAAATTACAACTAACAAGCCTGAGAAATCATTGCTTGAACCAACTAAACGCAAAGCTGGTCGTAACAACCAAGGTAAAATCACTGTTCGTCATCATGGTGGTGGTCATAAGAAGCAATACCGTGTTATCGATTTCAAACGTGTTAAAGATGGCATTCCGGCAAAAGTTGCTACTATTGAATATGATCCAAACCGTTCTGCGAATATCGCATTAATCAACTACGCTGATGGAGCAAAAGCTTACATCTTAGCACCAAAAGGTCTAGAGGTTGGTCAAACAATCGTTTCTGGTCCAGATGCTGATATTAAAGTAGGTAATGCATTACCATTAGCAAACATTCCAATGGGTACTACAATCCATAACATCGAGTTAAAACCTGGTAAAGGTGGACAATTAGTACGTTCAGCTGGTACTTCTGCTCAAGTACTTGGTCGTGAAGATAAGTACGTAATCGTTCGTCTTCAATCTGGTGAAGTACGTTTAGTGTTAGCTACTTGCCGCGCTACAATCGGTCAAGTTGGTAACGAACAACACGAACTTGTACACATCGGTAAAGCAGGTCGTAGCCGTTGGTTAGGTAAACGCCCAGAAGTTCGTGGTTCTGTAATGAACCCTAACGATCACCCACACGGTGGTGGTGAAGGACGTTCTCCAATCGGACGTAAATCACCAATGACTCCTTGGGGTAAACCAGCACTTGGTTACAAAACTCGTAAGAAGAAAAACAAATCGGATAAATTTATCATCCGTAGTCGTAAAAAATAA
- the rplW gene encoding 50S ribosomal protein L23: MEARDILKRPVITERSSELMAEKKYTFEVDTRANKTQVKDAVEEIFGVKVEKVNVLNYKGKFKRVGRYGGYTNKRRKAIVKLTADSKEIELFEV; encoded by the coding sequence ATGGAAGCACGTGATATTTTAAAACGTCCGGTCATTACTGAGCGTTCTTCAGAACTTATGGCAGAGAAAAAGTATACTTTCGAAGTAGACACTCGCGCTAACAAAACTCAAGTAAAAGACGCTGTAGAAGAAATCTTTGGCGTAAAAGTTGAGAAAGTAAACGTTCTTAACTACAAAGGTAAATTCAAGCGCGTTGGCCGTTACGGTGGTTACACTAACAAACGTCGTAAAGCGATTGTTAAATTAACTGCTGATAGCAAAGAAATTGAATTATTCGAAGTGTAA
- the rplD gene encoding 50S ribosomal protein L4 yields the protein MTKVSVLSQTGASVGEIELNDAIFGIEPNEAVLFDAVVAQRASLRQGNHKVKNRSEVAGGGRKPWRQKGTGRARQGSIRSPQWRGGGIVFGPTPRSYSYKLPKKVRRLALKSALSAKVVEQNFLVLDALTLAAPKTKEFTKILKDLSLEKKSLFVTADLDENVALSARNIPGVTVLTANGINVLDLLGHEKVVFTKSAVEKVEEVLG from the coding sequence ATGACAAAAGTATCTGTACTTAGTCAAACAGGTGCTTCAGTTGGTGAAATCGAATTAAACGATGCGATCTTCGGAATCGAGCCAAATGAAGCAGTATTATTCGACGCAGTAGTAGCTCAACGTGCTTCTCTTCGTCAAGGTAATCACAAGGTTAAAAACCGTTCTGAGGTTGCTGGTGGTGGTCGTAAACCATGGCGTCAAAAAGGAACTGGTCGTGCTCGTCAAGGTTCTATCCGTTCTCCACAATGGCGCGGCGGTGGTATCGTATTCGGTCCTACTCCACGTAGCTATTCTTATAAATTACCTAAAAAAGTTCGCCGCTTAGCTCTTAAATCTGCTTTATCAGCTAAAGTAGTAGAACAAAACTTCTTAGTTCTTGATGCTCTAACTCTAGCAGCACCAAAAACAAAAGAATTCACAAAAATTCTTAAAGATCTTTCTTTAGAGAAAAAATCTTTATTCGTAACTGCTGACCTAGATGAAAACGTAGCATTATCTGCTCGTAACATCCCAGGTGTAACAGTTTTAACTGCAAATGGAATCAACGTTCTTGATCTATTAGGTCATGAAAAAGTTGTATTCACTAAATCTGCAGTAGAAAAAGTTGAGGAGGTGCTTGGATAA
- the rplC gene encoding 50S ribosomal protein L3, whose amino-acid sequence MAKGILGRKIGMTQVFAENGDLIPVTVIEATPNVVLQKKTVETDGYEAIQVGFEDKRVKLSNKPQQGHVAKANTAPKRFIREFRNVNVGEYEVGQEVKVEIFAEGDVIDVTGVTKGKGFQGVIKRHGQSRGPMAHGSRYHRRPGSMGPVAPNRVFKQKKLPGQMGGNVVTIQNLEIVKVDAERNLLLVKGNVPGSKKALVTVKSAIKAK is encoded by the coding sequence ATGGCTAAAGGAATCTTAGGTAGAAAAATTGGTATGACACAAGTTTTCGCTGAAAACGGCGATTTAATCCCGGTAACAGTTATCGAAGCTACGCCAAACGTAGTTCTTCAAAAGAAAACTGTTGAAACAGACGGCTACGAAGCAATTCAAGTTGGTTTCGAAGACAAGCGCGTTAAGCTTTCTAACAAACCTCAACAAGGTCACGTAGCAAAAGCGAACACTGCTCCTAAGCGCTTCATTCGTGAATTCCGCAACGTGAACGTTGGAGAATACGAAGTTGGTCAAGAAGTCAAAGTAGAAATTTTCGCAGAAGGCGATGTAATTGATGTAACTGGTGTTACTAAAGGTAAAGGTTTCCAAGGTGTAATTAAACGCCACGGACAATCTCGTGGTCCTATGGCCCACGGTTCTCGTTACCACCGTCGTCCTGGTTCAATGGGTCCAGTTGCTCCGAACCGCGTATTCAAACAAAAGAAATTACCTGGTCAAATGGGTGGCAATGTAGTTACAATCCAAAACTTAGAAATCGTGAAAGTTGATGCGGAGCGTAACTTACTACTTGTTAAAGGTAATGTTCCTGGTTCTAAAAAAGCTCTAGTTACAGTTAAATCTGCAATTAAAGCTAAGTAA
- the rpsJ gene encoding 30S ribosomal protein S10 has product MAKQKIRIRLKAYDHRILDQSAEKIVETAKRSGASVSGPIPLPTEKSVYTILRAVHKYKDSREQFEMRTHKRLIDIVNPTPQTVDALMKLDLPSGVDIEIKL; this is encoded by the coding sequence ATGGCAAAACAAAAGATTCGTATTCGTTTAAAAGCGTATGATCACCGTATTTTAGATCAGTCTGCTGAGAAAATTGTGGAAACTGCAAAACGTTCAGGTGCAAGTGTATCAGGTCCGATTCCACTTCCAACTGAGAAGTCTGTGTACACAATTCTTCGTGCGGTTCACAAGTACAAAGATTCTCGTGAACAATTCGAAATGCGTACGCATAAACGTCTGATCGATATCGTTAACCCAACACCACAAACTGTTGATGCGTTAATGAAACTTGATTTACCATCTGGCGTTGATATCGAAATCAAACTTTAA
- a CDS encoding Na+/H+ antiporter family protein: protein MNAVIAAVAVMLILSLLRINVVLSLVLGAFVGGLTSGMGIESTVQSFTEGLGAGATIALSYGLLGGFAIAIAKTGIPELMIAGMLKILNGESNRKGLVKVLIFFLIFVMSILSQNVIPIHIAFIPLLIPPILKILNMLEVDRRIIATLIAVGLIGTYSFVPAGFGAIFQDIVATQVSEAGMAVSSRDVPAAMGIPVFGMLIGLIIAFVVYRKPRHYKHSEVVTESLNVNVSKFMMFSTALALVVSLCAQVLTDSMIVGSFAGIMIMYFTGALKWKEADDILSEGMKMMAFIGFVMIAANGFAAVINATGDVDSLITSSITLLEGNRSLAVFIMLVIGLVVTMGIGSSFATVPIIATLFVPLAQGLDMSPLAILCLIGTAGALGDAGSPASDSTLGPTAGLNVDGQHHHIWDTCVPTFIFINIPLILFGWIACVFFL, encoded by the coding sequence ATGAATGCAGTAATTGCGGCAGTCGCCGTTATGTTAATATTAAGCTTACTTCGTATCAATGTCGTTCTTTCCTTAGTTTTAGGCGCTTTTGTAGGTGGTCTTACAAGTGGGATGGGTATTGAGTCAACCGTTCAATCATTTACAGAAGGATTAGGGGCAGGGGCAACCATTGCATTAAGTTATGGCCTACTTGGGGGCTTTGCGATAGCAATAGCCAAAACAGGAATACCCGAATTAATGATAGCTGGGATGTTAAAGATTTTAAATGGTGAAAGTAATAGAAAAGGTCTAGTGAAGGTATTAATATTTTTCCTTATTTTTGTGATGTCTATTTTATCTCAAAATGTCATTCCTATTCATATTGCCTTCATTCCATTATTAATTCCGCCCATTTTAAAGATTTTAAATATGTTAGAAGTCGATCGACGTATAATTGCAACGTTAATTGCAGTAGGTTTAATTGGTACTTATAGTTTTGTACCTGCTGGTTTTGGAGCAATCTTTCAAGATATCGTTGCTACACAAGTGTCAGAAGCAGGAATGGCCGTATCTTCACGTGATGTACCTGCAGCAATGGGGATTCCTGTATTCGGAATGCTAATTGGATTGATAATCGCCTTTGTTGTATACCGCAAGCCAAGGCATTATAAGCATAGTGAAGTGGTTACGGAATCTTTAAATGTAAATGTCAGCAAATTTATGATGTTTTCGACGGCGCTTGCATTAGTGGTATCACTATGCGCTCAAGTGTTAACAGATTCAATGATTGTGGGTTCGTTTGCAGGTATTATGATTATGTATTTTACAGGTGCACTTAAATGGAAAGAAGCCGATGATATTCTTTCTGAAGGAATGAAGATGATGGCCTTTATTGGCTTTGTTATGATTGCTGCAAATGGTTTTGCAGCGGTTATAAATGCAACAGGTGATGTGGATAGCTTAATTACAAGCTCGATCACCTTACTAGAAGGAAATAGAAGTCTCGCTGTCTTCATCATGTTAGTAATAGGACTAGTTGTGACGATGGGGATAGGTTCATCTTTCGCAACGGTGCCTATCATTGCAACGCTGTTTGTTCCGCTAGCACAAGGTTTAGACATGAGTCCTTTAGCGATTCTATGCTTAATCGGTACAGCGGGTGCTTTAGGAGATGCGGGTTCGCCAGCATCCGATTCTACATTAGGACCAACAGCTGGGCTAAATGTAGACGGCCAGCATCATCATATTTGGGATACCTGTGTTCCGACATTTATCTTCATTAACATACCACTAATCCTGTTTGGCTGGATTGCCTGTGTGTTCTTTCTATAA
- a CDS encoding FtsX-like permease family protein, producing MSLSKLVLQSMKKNMKHYYLYFFALIFSVTLYFSFVTLQNNSEVWAAVQMSGTAAAGFKAATYILYFIVLFFVLYANHLFMKRRSKEIGLYQLIGMTKGLIVRLLAIENILLFVGAVIIGMLAGFFSSRVFAMILLRVLEKEALVTMTFSTQALQQSMIVFAILLIIVLIQMAWMIHRVSLLSLFSAAKQADERVRRFSALQMVIGFMGLILIVYGYYVSTKLFDIESAGNLFINMIIILATTIGGTFLVFRFSVAFIMNTIRLKKKGHLSIQDVLALTPIMHRMKSNAKSLTLITVLTGVSLGVTTLSYIAYYSSEASAYSQVPGDFILLEEQGHSFLEKLEENNIAYNKIDYRLQGVTASVGQLMSKKQQDNPLYTMEGTIYTIPLSDYQQSVPEAKLSGNEVILTNYGGYMAEMFPLEKDHDLVVSAGELEETFHVVDVHDKSVISGIVTAGGGGPIFVVTDDMFKSLTTQAALYPWHHQTTITLKSNEDIAAAEKLYIQSNAGIIMAVDDKGKTQQYTQSSYEGKRKDNIESLGLTIFTTAFLGLAFLMTTGSILYFKQMSEAEEERGSYTILRKIGFAEKDIMKGIYMKQAFNFGVPLVIGLLHSYFAVKSGWFLFGTELTAPLWIAMCCYIALYTIFAILSVGYYKKVVRESL from the coding sequence ATGAGTCTTAGTAAGCTAGTGCTTCAAAGTATGAAGAAAAATATGAAGCACTACTATCTGTATTTCTTTGCACTTATTTTTAGTGTTACATTATATTTTTCTTTTGTCACATTGCAAAATAATTCTGAAGTGTGGGCTGCTGTTCAAATGAGTGGAACAGCTGCGGCAGGATTTAAAGCAGCCACTTATATTCTCTATTTTATCGTTTTGTTCTTCGTTCTGTATGCAAATCATTTATTTATGAAGCGTCGAAGTAAGGAAATAGGCTTGTATCAATTGATTGGTATGACTAAGGGGCTAATCGTGCGGTTATTAGCGATTGAAAACATCCTCTTATTTGTTGGAGCCGTTATTATAGGTATGTTGGCTGGCTTCTTTAGCTCTCGTGTGTTTGCCATGATTTTGCTACGTGTACTTGAAAAAGAGGCTCTTGTAACCATGACCTTTAGTACACAAGCTTTACAGCAGTCGATGATTGTATTTGCTATTTTATTGATCATCGTTCTTATACAGATGGCCTGGATGATTCATCGCGTTTCATTGTTATCACTATTTAGCGCAGCAAAACAAGCAGATGAGCGTGTGAGACGTTTTAGTGCATTACAGATGGTTATTGGCTTTATGGGTCTTATACTGATTGTTTATGGCTACTATGTGTCTACAAAGCTGTTTGATATCGAATCTGCTGGTAATTTATTTATTAATATGATTATTATTTTAGCTACTACAATAGGTGGAACATTCCTTGTTTTTCGTTTCTCTGTAGCATTTATTATGAATACTATTCGCTTAAAGAAAAAAGGGCATTTATCCATCCAAGATGTATTAGCATTAACACCCATAATGCACCGCATGAAGAGCAATGCAAAGTCATTAACGCTGATCACCGTGTTAACAGGCGTTTCTCTAGGTGTGACGACGCTGTCCTATATTGCCTACTATTCCTCAGAGGCGTCTGCATATAGCCAAGTACCTGGTGATTTCATATTGCTTGAAGAGCAGGGGCATTCATTCTTAGAGAAGTTAGAGGAAAATAACATTGCCTATAATAAAATAGACTATCGTTTGCAGGGAGTAACTGCTTCTGTAGGTCAATTGATGTCTAAAAAGCAGCAGGATAACCCTTTATATACGATGGAGGGGACAATCTATACCATTCCCCTTTCTGATTATCAGCAAAGTGTTCCAGAAGCCAAGTTATCGGGCAACGAGGTTATCCTAACAAACTATGGTGGTTATATGGCCGAGATGTTCCCGTTAGAGAAAGATCATGATTTAGTAGTATCTGCAGGAGAACTTGAAGAAACATTTCATGTCGTTGATGTTCATGATAAGAGTGTTATAAGTGGTATTGTAACGGCTGGGGGCGGAGGACCTATCTTTGTTGTGACAGATGATATGTTTAAAAGTTTAACTACGCAAGCAGCGCTTTATCCTTGGCATCATCAAACGACGATTACTTTAAAATCGAATGAAGATATAGCAGCAGCAGAGAAATTATATATTCAATCAAATGCAGGCATTATTATGGCTGTAGATGATAAGGGGAAAACACAGCAATATACACAATCATCCTACGAAGGAAAACGTAAAGACAATATTGAATCATTAGGTCTTACAATATTTACAACAGCATTTTTAGGATTAGCATTCTTAATGACAACAGGTAGTATTCTATACTTTAAACAAATGTCTGAGGCAGAGGAAGAACGTGGTTCTTATACAATCCTCCGAAAGATTGGATTTGCCGAAAAAGATATCATGAAGGGTATTTATATGAAGCAAGCCTTTAATTTCGGAGTTCCATTAGTTATTGGGTTATTGCATAGCTACTTTGCTGTTAAGTCAGGGTGGTTTTTATTCGGGACAGAGTTAACAGCTCCCTTGTGGATTGCAATGTGCTGTTATATAGCCTTATATACGATTTTTGCGATTCTTTCGGTAGGTTATTATAAAAAAGTTGTACGTGAATCGTTGTAA